ATTTTTTGTAAACAATAAAACTAGAGTCTCTAGTATCACCGTTTAAAGCACCTTCCTTAAGAATTAAAAAAACATCACCCTTTACAACTCCATTTACTTGACCAAGATTAATAAGAGCATCGTCATTTTTAATTTGAAGGATCTTGCCTTTTTTAGGCAAATAATCATGAAAATCTTTAGAAAGGGAATTTAAAGCATTGCTTAAATAATTAACACCCCCCACATTATAAGAAAAAGAACCAACCTTAATCCCTGTTTTCCCTGAAAAAATATTTACTACCAAAGTAGCTGAATTTTTCAAAATGTCTGCATTAAAATCAAAAATTAAAAACAAATCCAAATTATTATTTCTAGAATAAGAAAATCCTTCGGAAAAATTATTAATCATATAATCTCTATTTTTATTGTAATCAAAATTATAGTTAACTATTTCTATATTCAAATTGCGCTCAAGCACCCTTTCAGCATATCTTAATATCAAATCGTTTGCCCCAAAAACCTTATTCTCACTTTTAGTAAAAATAGCTATTCTATAAACCATTCTGTCATCATAAAGTTTATTAAAATCAGAAATACTTTTATATCCGTATTTATAAAATAAAGATTTTCTAACATCAAAAGACACAACATCATAAAAATCCAAAATTCTAGAATCAGTAGAACCTCTCTGTTTTGCCAAATAAAAAAGCTGCTCATAAGCCATAATATCTAAATTCATAAGCTTATATATTTTTGAAAGCAAAAACCTAGCACTATCATTGTCAGGCCAAATGTCAACAGCATTTTTTGCATGAAACAGTGCTTTGTTTAAATTTAAAGATTTAAAAGCTTTAAGTCCTTCATTTTCATAATGCTTAGAAATTTTAACATTGGAATCATTCTTCAAAAAATTTCTAAAATTAGATGCAAAAAAACTTTCCTCAAGAGCAATATTATAAAATTCTAAATCTTTTTTGAGATTTTTAGCTCGCTCTAAATTTAAAATAGCATTTTCAACATTCCCAAATTTTAAGTAAGAATACCCCAATAAATAATAAAGTTCATCAGAATCTTTATTGACCAAAATAGCTTTCTGTAATGCTTCAATTGCGTCCTCATATTTAAATTCATGCAAATAAACAAGCGCTAGCAATCGGTACGCATCAACAACTCCAAAATCTTTATAAGAACTTTCAATTAAAGCCAAATAATTTAAAGCATACTTTTCAGCAAGACCTAAATTATTAACACTAATATAAAATTCAGCTACTCTTTTATGAAAATCTGGAAAAGATAAAAAATTTACCCTAACTTTATTTATCAAATGCCTAATCTTGTCATGCATTCCCAACCTTTGATAAATATCAATAAGATGTTCAAACGCACTATAATTATTTTGACTATAATCAAGAATAGACAAATAATAATTAGCAGCAGCGATGAATAATCCATTTTTTTCAAAAATTGAAGCAAGTCCAACCAAAGCATCAATATTATTTTTCTGTTTAACTAAAACCTCAGAATAGATTTTTTTTGCTTGATCAATTTTATTATTTTTAAGCAATATATTTGCATAAAGAATTTTATACTCAATGTCTTCATTAGACATTTTATAGGCTTTCTCTATGAAAAATTGTGCTTGAGTATATATCTTAAGAAAATAATAAATTGATGCAATAAATTTATAAGCTTCATAATAATTAGGATTAATTTTTATAGCCTCAACAAGCTCATCAATAGCATCATAATACCTTTTAGATAAATAATATTCATGAGCCTTTTGATAATACCCCAATGCTGTATTATCACTACTAGCTAACAGAGCACTAAAATTAAAAAAAAATAACATTTTAAAAAGGAATAACATTAAAAATCGATTAAAATTCATAAACCTTCCTTATTGGAAATCTTTATTACCTTAATATTTCTTTGATGCATATTTTTAATCGAAAAAACTAAATTGCCATATTCTACCTTTTCATTTTTCAAAGGAATCCTCCCAAAAAGATCATAAACAAAACCACCAAGAGTATCAAAATCTCCATTTGGCAAATTTAAATTAAGCTTTTCATTTAAATCCTCTATTAAAATTCTCGCATCACAAAGATAAGACCCATCATCAAGAAAAACTATTTCATCAAGCTCATTGTCAAATTCATCCTGAATATCACCCACTATCTCTTCAAGAATATCTTCAAGAGTTACAAGGCCTGAAACCCCACCATACTCATCAACTACAATTGCAATATGAACATGATTTTCTTGAAATTCTTTTAAAAGAGAATCCGTTTTTTTGCTTTCAGGAACAAACATAACCTTACGCATAATATCTTTTAAATCTATTTCGTAGAAATCCTTTTTGCACATATGCAATAGTATGTCTCTTGTATGAATTATCCCAACAATATTATCAATAGTGCCATGATACACAGGAAATCTTGAATGACTACTAGATGTTACAACCTTTAAAAGCTCATCCTTGCTCTTAGCATAATCAACAAATATGACTCCTATTCTAGGAACCATTATCTCTTTTACAATAGTCTCTTTAAGAGCATTGAAATTTTTTATCAAAGAAGTTTCAATATTCGATTTATCTTCAATATCATTTTTTGGGCTTCCTTTTTTCTTTTTTTTATTTTTAAAATTAAAAAATCCCAACATCTAAAATACCCTTTTATTTTTTCTTAAGATATTTTCTTGAAGAATCAACATACCTTCCTTTTGAAAATCATTAGTTTCATGCTTATATCCCATTAAATGCAAAATCCCATGAATAGTGACACGCTGAAGCTCCTCGTAAATTTCAACATTAAACTCTTGAGAACTAAATTTTAAATATTCAAAAGATATTATGAGATCTCCTTGTATTTTATAATTTATGCTATCAACTAAATCTTCGTTAAGTTCATTATAATTAAAAGAAAGAACATCGGTCGGCTCATCCTTGTTTCTGAACTTATTGTTCAATTTTTGTATATAAACATTATCACAAAGAATAACTGAAAGTTCAAAATCACTAATAGAAAGAGTATTTAAAACGGATAAAATAAAATCATAAAAAACACTAAGATGTTCAAATTTAATATTTTCTACCAATAAATTTAAATCAGATTTGGACAAATTAACTATACCCTAGAATAATCCATATATAAACTTACATATAATTTAATTGCTATAGTAATTAAATTATTTTATTTTGCAAACTAAAACCCAAAAAAATCCTTAATTATATTTTCAAAAGCATCTTCTTGTAAAAAGCCAACAGAAACCTTTGGTTTGCCATCAACAGGAATAAAAAGAATAGTTGGAAGACTTTGCACTTTAAGAACAGAAGCAATATCTTGTTCTTTATCTGTATCTACTTTGTAAAAATCAATACTATTCTCGTACTTTTTAGAAAGTTTTTCAAAAACCGGAGAAAGCATTCTACATGGACCACACCAATCAGCATAAAAATCAATAATTGCAGACCGCTCGCCCTTAAAACTCCATTCTTTATCATTCTCATAATCAAAAACTTTAGCAATAAAATCTTCTTTGGTTAAAGAAATAGCCATATATTATACATGCCCCCCTATCGACTTAAAATTATATCACAAATACAATATTAATAATAAGGAATTATAAGAAATGAATCTAATGTTAATAACTTTTGATGAATTTAAAAAAGGAATTTCACTAAATGACGCTAGGACAGAACATCTTATTAAAATCTTAAAATTAAAAGATAACGACAAATTTAAATTTGGAATTATTGGAGAAAAAAACATTTACCATTGCATTTACAAAAAAGACAAAAAACTATTTTTCAAGAAAATTTCTAAAATAGGAGAATCTAATAAACTTAAAAAATTAAATGTACTAATTGGAATGATAAGGCCAATTGTTGCTAAAAGAATAATAAAAGAACTTGCTAGTATTGGGATATGCGAAATAATTTTTTTTAACGCTGAGCTTACTGAAAAATCATATTTAAATTCTAAAATCTTTAAAAACAATGATTACGAAAAGTATTTAATAGCCGGAGCAATGCAAGGAGGGGTAACTTACCTGCCTAAAATAAAAATTATTAAAAATTTGAAAGATAGCCTTAAATATATTAAACAAAAAAATTTTGAAATAAAAATATTGCTTGAAAAAGATAGCAAAAAAAATTTAATGGATATAAAACAAGCAGATAATTTAACTATTATTGTGGGACCTGAGAGGGGATTTACAGAAAAAGAAAAACAATTAATAACACAAAATAATTTCTCCTCTTACAGTATATCCTCAAACATTCTAAGAACAGAAACAGCCATAATTGCTGGATCTATTATTGCTGCAGCTAAACTAATTAATATGTAATATGATTTTATGTTAGAAATTTTTTTATTATTTTAAGCCAATTCGTTTAAACAAAATTAATTTATAACTGTTTGATTGATAAGCTTATCATAAATATAAAGCTCAATCTTAGAGCCTTTGTAAACCTCATAAGGCAATTTAATCAATCCTCCCATCGACTTGAAGGAATAAATCAAAGAATTTTCACCATCCAAACCTTTTAGCCTAACAGATATATCAACATAAGATGGATGTTGCCTTAATTTATAAGTCAAAATTCCAAAAGCAATTTTATTGTCAACCTTGGGTCTTGCAATAGTAATTAAAATTCTATTTGATTCATTTATTTTAGTTCCAGGCAGAATAGACTGAGAAACAACATTCCCAAAATCACTCGTATTTACCAAATCAATGTCAAAGTTAATATTATCATTCAAAAGAGAAACAACAACATCTTTATAATAAATTCCAACATAATTTTTCGCATATTTGTCCAAACGGTCTTTGCCCTTGCTAATTAAAAATTGAAGATCTGTTAAACTTGATATTTGACTACCTGGCGATGGATTTTGACGAATTATTATACCCTTCGGTAATTCGCTCTCAACCTCAAGAGGTTTAACAATATGGTAAAGCAATTTAGAATTATCAAAAGAATTTGCCTTTAAATTAATAATAACATCGTCAATGTTTTTGCCAATAAAACTATCAACGCTGTTTATTACAGCCCCTTTGCTAATGAAAATTATGACCTTATTATTATGCCTTAAAACAGTTCCTGGCTTTGGGCCCTGTTCTATCACTTTCCCTTTGTCAAGAGCACTTGAAGAAAATTTAAATTCAATGTGTGGAATTAAATCTTTTCTCTGCAATTCAAGAATAGCATCTTCAATACTAAGAGAATAAAGATTCGGAACAACTGCAATCTCCTTATTTTCCAAAACCATAAAGAAAACTGCAAAAGCAACAATTAAAGATCCAAAAATAACTAAAAGCAAACCCTTGATTGTAGTTTTAGGCAAAATTAATATTTCATCATTACAATTTTTGTCACTCTGAGTCAGATCTAATTTATCTTTAAACAATTCCTCTCCATTAGAAAATTTATTCTCTAGATTGTTATTATTATTAAAACTAATATACTCCCCCTATTGAAGAAAACACTTGGCCTATTAGATGTCTACTTCCATTATAAAAAGATTTAAAATCTAAAACCTTTCTCCCAGGTCTTTGAACTTCTAATAACAAAAGAATACCTTCCCCGGCATTTACAAATAATCCTCTTTCGGGATCAAAATCAATAATTTCTCCCACTTTTTTCTTTTTATATAAATCTATTTCCAAAGAATCAGCACGATGAAAAATAATCTCACCAAAATCAAGCTTAGCTCTTACAAGTGGCCAAGGATTGCATGCATTAATTCTATTTTTAATCTCAAATGCACTTAAATTAAAATCTATAAATCCCAATTCTTTTTTTAAAAAAGAACAAAAAGTAACGTCACTTGATTTTTGAGGAATTCCTGAAAAACCTTTGCTAATTTTTTCTAAAGCTTCTAAGACAAGGCTTGGGCTAAGGCTCGAAACAAGCTTTGAAATATCATAACTTGTATCATAAGATCTTATCTTAAAACTTTTTTGCACTAAAATATTGCCGCTATCCATTTCTAAAGCCATACTCTGAATAGTAATACCGCTAACGCAATCACCATTTAAAATTGCAGATTGAATCGGAGAAACACCCCTATATTTGGGCAAAAGAGAAGGATGAACATTAATACATCCCTTTGGAAAAATATCTAAAAATTCTTTTTTAAAGATCTTGCCATAAGAAAAAACTAGCATTAAATCTGGATTCAAGCCTCTAATTAAATTTAATGTATTGTCATCAAGAATTAAGGGATCAAAAACTTTAATACCCCTAGCAACGGCCTCCATCTTTATTGCATTTTGGCTTAATTTTTGTCCTCTGCCTTTAGGTTTATCGGGCAATGTTAAAACTCCCACAACTTCATAATGCCTTACAATCTCTTTAAAAACTTCTAAAGCAATAGAAGAAGAGCTCACAAAAAATATTTTCATTTTCCCTTAAAACCTCTTTCTCTCATATAAGGCTTTAATAATTTATTTCTTAGCCTTTCTTCGTAATAATCAATAAAAAGAACTCCATTTAAATGGTCCATTTCATGCTGAATAATTCTTGCCAAAAAATCAGAATTTTCTATAGTAAGAGATTTTCCATTCTCATCATAAAAATTTATCATAATAGCCTTGGGCCTCATTAAATCATAATAAACTCCGGGTATACTCAAGCACCCTTCTTTGTAAGAATTAAGTTCATAAGAAGTCTCTGTAATTAAAGGATTGATAAAAACCAAAGGTTTTACCATTTTATTCTCTCTAACTACAAAAAGTGAAAGATCAAGACCTACCTGAGGAGCAGCAAGCCCAACTCCACCGCTAATATCCATCAATTCTATCATCTTTTTAGCATAATCTCTAATCTTATTATCAATATTATCAATTTGTTTTGTCTTAACACGAAGCAAATCATTAGGATAAAATACCATTTCCATAAAAGCTCAACCCCCCTTTAAAACTAAAAAAGAAACTTATTTTATTTTTCCAAAAAGCTTCCACTCCTCATTTCCCAATAATGAAAAATAAATATTGCCAATTCTGGATTTAGGAATAGCATAAAGCTTATTTTCATCAATATCTTTAAAAACTAAAAATTCTTTAAGATCTGTATCAAAAAGAACAAGCTTTCTGTCTTTGCCGTCAAACTTTAGTCGCCAATCACCTTTTAATGTTTTATAAAAAAAGGTCTTCCCATCAACAGTATTAATTTCATAATTTTTTTGTTTTTTTAAAACACTTGTTGATTTTATAGCCCCCATAACATAGCTTAAAAAATCCTTATCGAATTGAATACTGCTTAAAACAGGCCCCACATAAGCTGCCTTTATTTGCTCATTATTAGGATCAATAAAAAAAATAGTTGGGCTTTTTTGTAGATTAATTTTATTAAAAATTTCATTATTTTTATCAATAACTAAAAAAACATTTTTTTTAGTTATTGTGCGAACAACTTCATCACTTCTAAAAGAATTTAAAAAATCTTTTATTAAATTCTCTTTAATATCTCTGCCAACTAAAATTAAAACATTTTTACCCAATTTTTGAGCTTTTTTAATTGCAATTTCATAAGAACTCTCAAAAACAATATCTTCTGATAAAGAAAACAAGCTTGAAAATCCTTGATTTAAAATCATTGAAAATGCAATTATAAATCTCATATTTTACTTGTTAACTTTGCTAAAAATTCTAACTCCCCTTCACCATCAAAATGCTCTTTTAAAGTTGAAAATACAGATTCATGATAATTATTAATATAATTCAACTCATCTTCTGAAAGCATTTCTTTTACTATTAATTCTTTTTCAAAAGGAACAAGAGTTAAATTCTCAAACTCCAAAAAAACTCCAAAGTCATTTGCAAAAGCTTGCTTTACAAAAACTAAATTTTCAATCCTTATTCCATGACTAAGCCTTCGATAAAGACCAGGCTCAATTGAAACCACTTCAGATCCTTTAAAAGGATAACTAGAATTAGGACTAATAGAAACTGGAAGTTCATGAACATTAAGAAAAAATCCAACACCATGACCAGTGCCATGAATAAAATTTAATTCATTTTTTAAAAGCGGCAATCTACAAATTCCATCAAGAAAAGCCCCTGAAGATCCATATGGGAATTTTAAAGAAGCAAGACTAATGAAAGCTTTAAGAACCAAAGTATAGTCACGCTTTTCTTCACTAGAAGCATCTCCTATTAGAAAAACTCTTGTAACATCTGTCGTACCAAGTCCAAAATACGAACCCCCAGAATCAATCAGAAGAAGACCTTTTGTATTTATTTTCTTACCTCTTTTAGGCTTATAATGTGGAAGAGCTCCATTTTCTTTAAAACCAACTATTGAGTCAAAACTAGAACTAAAAAAATTTTTATTCAATTTTCTAAACTGCAAAAGCATATCAGAAATATCTATTTCATCTAATTTAGCCAATTCGGCCATACTTAGACTTTTAAATTTATGTAAAAATTTAATCAAGCCAACAGCATCAATAATATGAGCTTCTTTAATCTTAAGAAGTTCATAATCCGTTTTTGATGCCTTAAGATCGCTTACAATACTCTCTCCCAAAATCACATTAGCCTCACCAAGAACCTTTAAAACCTTAACATTAGCATAAAATGAAACAAAGAATTTACCTTTATGCTTTATTTTCTCTAGAAAATAGTAAAAATCGCTGTAAGCCTCTATTTCAAAATTATCCATTTCAAGCGTTTCTTTAACGCTTGAATCAAGTTTTTTTGTATCAATAAAAAGAACGTTTTTCTGATCCTTATTCCTAGATATTAAAAGAAACGAATAAAACAATGCGGATTCTTTAATATCCGACCCTCTTAAATTCAATATCCAAGCAATCTCATCAAGAGCAGTAATAACATAAAAATCTGCCAAATTCTTTTCCAAACTTAAATGAATAGATTTGATCTTTTCAGCTCTTTTATTATTCCTCTCAGCATCAATCAATTCAAATATATGGCTAAGCTCAAGCTGGGGTCTAGATTCCCAAATTAAATCAATTAGATCTTGATTTAAAACACTAATATGTGTATTTTTACATTTCTCAGAAAACTCTTTATAAAACTTTATGCTAATCTCATCAGAGTAAATTCCAAGTTTTAATTCTTGTAAATTTGAATTTATATATGTAAAAACATCGGGGGACCCTTTTACTCCAAGCTTTATTAATGCAACTTCAGTTCCCTTAAGTTCTTGATCAGCTTGTAAAAAATACCTGCCGTCTGTAAAAAGGACGGCTTTTGACAATGTTACAATTACCGTGCCCAAACTACCAGAAAAGCCTGTAATAAACTTACGAGTACTATACCTTTCATGAGAATATTCACTAAAATGAGGATCATAACCTGCTACCAAATAAGCATCAATTCCATTTTTTCTCATATGCTCTCTAAGCAAAGCTAATCTTTTATTAATACCCAAAAAAATCCCCTTTACACAACCTTATTAACACTATTATAGCAAATAATTATTAATTTAAAAAAAATTTTTTATTTGATATAATTTAGCTTGAAATTAACTCCTAAAGGATAAAATATGAAAAATATTAAAGCGGTTGCCTCTGATCTTGATGGGACTCTCTTGCTATCAAAAAGCTATATTGGAGCATTTACAGAACTTGTAATTAAAAAATTAACAAAAGAAAAAAAGAAATTCATAATAGCAACAGGCAGAAGCAAAAATGAAATCATTCAAATTACAAAAAAAATAGATCAACTGCAAGTTTCATTTTTTATTACATTGAACGGTGCAAAAGTTTACAACCAAGAATGGAAATTAATAAAAAGTCATAATTTGTCTCCTGAAGTGGTAAAGAAGATTTTAAGCCTAAGAGAAAAGAAGTTTAGCTACATACCACATTTTTTACATAAAGCAGATCAATACGACGACCAATTAAATATTGACATTAAGACTAAAATCGCAATTGATGAATGCAAAAAATTAAAAAAAGAATCCAATATTTTCAGACATGGAATAGTTAGCCCAATCAATAAAATTCAAGAAATCAAAGACTTTAGCGAGCTTGAAAATTTTGAAAATGTTGCAAAAATAATATTGGCCGGTAGAGAAGAAAGTCTAATAGAATATGAAGCAATGATTTTAGAAAAATACAAAGGAGAAATAAATGCATACCTTTCTACTCCAAATTCACTAGAAATTGTAGATCATAAAGTATCCAAAGGGAATGCATTAAAAGAAGTTCTTAAAATTATTAATATTGATTTAAGCGAAACCATAGCTTTTGGCGATGGATTTAATGATACTGATATGCTAGAAAATGTAAAAAAGGGATTGCTAATGGGAAATGCAAATTATAGATTAAAAGCAATGCTTCCTTACTTAGAAGTAATAGGAACAAATGATGAAGAAGCTGTTGCAAATTACATTAACGAGAATGTTTTAGAAGAACCTATCTAGGAGGAATAAATGGAGAAAGATTTAATAATATATGCAGAACTTATAATTTTAAAAGGAATTAATTTACAAAAAAATCAATGTGTTCTAATTCAAGGCTCAATTGAAAATTACAACTTTTTAAAAATATTAGCAAAAAAAGCTTATGAATATGGAGCTAAATATGTCAAACTAAATATTAAAGACATTGATATTTTAAAATCAAGATTAGAATTCTCGCAAGAGAAAAACTTAGAATTCATTCCAAATGCCGAAAAAAGCTTTTTAAAAGAAATAGTTCAAGATAAATGGGCAAGAATTAGCGTCGATGATACAGAAAATTTTGAAGAATTAAAAGAGAACATTGGTCAAAAAATGTCAATTTATCAAAAAGCTTTAAATCTAACAAGCAAAACCTTGTCACAAGCAATAATGAGTAACGAAATAGCATGGTGTGTTGTTTGTGCACCAGGTCCAAAATGGGCTTCCAAAGTTTTAAATAAAAAAGAAGGAAATGAAACTTTAGAAGAATTTTTCAAAATACAAAAGAAAATATTGCTACTTGATGGAGAGAATACAATAAAAAATTGGGAATCCCATGGAGAAAAACTTAACAAAAGATGTAAAATCTTAAACGAACTCAACCTAGAAAAAGTAATTTTTAAAACCGAAAAAACAAACCTAGAAGTGTATTTACTTGAAACCTCTTTATGGACAGGTGGAAGCGAAAAAGTCAAAGGAACAGAAATAAAATTTAATGCGAATGTACCAACAGAAGAGGTTTTTACAACTCCAAACTATAAAAAAACAAAAGGAATTGTATACGCAACTCGCCCTGTCATGGTACTTGGAGCACTAATATCTGGAATATGGTTAAAATTCGAAAATGGAAAAGTCGTTGATTTTGGCTGTAGGGATGAAAAACAAAAAGAAATATTAAAATCACACATTGAAACTGACATTCAATCAAAATATATAGGAGAAGTAGCATTGGTTGACAGCAGCTCCCCTATTTATCAAAGCAATCTTACTTTTTACAACACATTATACGATGAGAATGCAAGTTGCCACATAGCGCTAGGAGCTGCATATCCATCTTGTTTAAGCAATGAAGAAGATTTAAAAACCGACACCGATAAACTAACTTATGGATGCAACGTTTCATTAGTACATACAGATTTAATGATTGGAAGCGATAAATTGAATGTCATTGGTGTAGACAAAAATGGAAAAGAACACATAATAATAAAAGCTGGCAAATTCGAAATATAAAGGAGGGTTTAATAATGCTAAGGGCATTGCTTACCAATGATCTTTTTTTATCTTGTCTTTTATCGGGAATTTCTGCTCAAGTGATTAAATATGGTATTCAAACCGTAAAAACAAGAAAGTTAAAACTAACACCAATACATCTTTTAAAAAAAATTTTCCTAGAAACAGGGGGCATGCCAAGCAGTCATTCATCAACAGTTACTGCTCTTTCAACCTCAATTGCACTAACTGAAGGAATAGATACAAATTTTATAATAGCTCTTGCCTTTGCCCTTATTACAATAAGAGATTCTTTCGGGGTGAGATATATGTCCGGAGTTCAAGCAGAATATTTAAACGCATTATCAGAAAAATTAAAAAAAGAAATAAAAATTGATACAACAGAAATAAAAGTGGTCAAAGGACATAAAAAGAAAGAAGTTCTAACCGGCATAATAATAGGAATAATCTCTGCATATATTGTGTGCTATTTATAGCATAGGAAAAAATAAATGGTTCGTTTTCTAAGTTTTTTATATTTAACTACAACAATGTCACTTATCAATTCCTGCGATGTAGCTCAATTTGGAGATTATAAACCCCTATACTTTGAAAATGAAGTCGATCTAAAAACTGCTAATGAATATATAAATTCACTAGGATATAAAACAATCTCAGAATACACAACAAAAATTGACATTCTAGACTTTCCCGAAAATAAAAAAATCACAATAAATGAGGCAAACAAACTTAACAACCTTGATATGAGAAAAAATATATTTTTAAACAAACTCCCTAATCTTTTCAACATTGGATATAAAAAAATTCTTTATGTTGAAAACAAGTTTAAAACTATAAATTTTCAAAAATTAAAAAAAGAGCTCAAAATTAATGCTGAAATGCATTCTCTTGACTATAAAACAAAAATTAACTTCATTTATAGCATAATATTTCTAATCATAATAATTTTATTAATTTTTTTAGACCCATCAAGTTCTATATTTACTTTAATTTTTCTATTAATTTCATCCTTTATTTTTATAATAAGCAAAGAAATAATGTATTTTTATCCATTTACAGTTTTCTCTTATTTATTATTTTTAATAATCAATAATTTTAACAAAAATTACAATAAAATATATTTAAAAGAAATTAATTTTTTAACACTGATGAAAAAAATAAAACACTTGTTATTTTTATTTATATTCACAACCCTATATTTCATTGCAATCACAACCTTTCTTACTGCAAATATTGATCCTGTTTTTATTGCATTTATTGCAATACCAACCCTTTGCATTTTCTTAATTTTAAGCTGGATCAAAACAGAAAGCAACTTTAAAGATACATTCTTATTCCCAATTGAAATTAAAGAGAAAAAAAAACAAGAAAAAAAAGATTTAAAATCAAAAATAGCAATACACTTACTACTATTTACTCTCTCGTTAATACCATTCGCTTATTCAAGCTACATGCTAAATTCTTATAAAAACATCAACTACCTTTACAGTAAAAAATTAAATTATTTTGATTACTTAAATCCTAACAATATTTATATAATGCTAGGGTATAACAAAGAAATGCCCAATATTGTAGGATATCTATCACACATTCTTCATCAAAACGAACTAAAATACAATATTGACGCTAAATATGGGGAAATTCCTAAAAATATAAAAGAAAATTACTTTGAAATTAAAAACGACAAAA
The nucleotide sequence above comes from Borrelia maritima. Encoded proteins:
- a CDS encoding aminopeptidase P family protein gives rise to the protein MGINKRLALLREHMRKNGIDAYLVAGYDPHFSEYSHERYSTRKFITGFSGSLGTVIVTLSKAVLFTDGRYFLQADQELKGTEVALIKLGVKGSPDVFTYINSNLQELKLGIYSDEISIKFYKEFSEKCKNTHISVLNQDLIDLIWESRPQLELSHIFELIDAERNNKRAEKIKSIHLSLEKNLADFYVITALDEIAWILNLRGSDIKESALFYSFLLISRNKDQKNVLFIDTKKLDSSVKETLEMDNFEIEAYSDFYYFLEKIKHKGKFFVSFYANVKVLKVLGEANVILGESIVSDLKASKTDYELLKIKEAHIIDAVGLIKFLHKFKSLSMAELAKLDEIDISDMLLQFRKLNKNFFSSSFDSIVGFKENGALPHYKPKRGKKINTKGLLLIDSGGSYFGLGTTDVTRVFLIGDASSEEKRDYTLVLKAFISLASLKFPYGSSGAFLDGICRLPLLKNELNFIHGTGHGVGFFLNVHELPVSISPNSSYPFKGSEVVSIEPGLYRRLSHGIRIENLVFVKQAFANDFGVFLEFENLTLVPFEKELIVKEMLSEDELNYINNYHESVFSTLKEHFDGEGELEFLAKLTSKI
- a CDS encoding HAD family hydrolase, giving the protein MKNIKAVASDLDGTLLLSKSYIGAFTELVIKKLTKEKKKFIIATGRSKNEIIQITKKIDQLQVSFFITLNGAKVYNQEWKLIKSHNLSPEVVKKILSLREKKFSYIPHFLHKADQYDDQLNIDIKTKIAIDECKKLKKESNIFRHGIVSPINKIQEIKDFSELENFENVAKIILAGREESLIEYEAMILEKYKGEINAYLSTPNSLEIVDHKVSKGNALKEVLKIINIDLSETIAFGDGFNDTDMLENVKKGLLMGNANYRLKAMLPYLEVIGTNDEEAVANYINENVLEEPI
- a CDS encoding aminopeptidase; this translates as MEKDLIIYAELIILKGINLQKNQCVLIQGSIENYNFLKILAKKAYEYGAKYVKLNIKDIDILKSRLEFSQEKNLEFIPNAEKSFLKEIVQDKWARISVDDTENFEELKENIGQKMSIYQKALNLTSKTLSQAIMSNEIAWCVVCAPGPKWASKVLNKKEGNETLEEFFKIQKKILLLDGENTIKNWESHGEKLNKRCKILNELNLEKVIFKTEKTNLEVYLLETSLWTGGSEKVKGTEIKFNANVPTEEVFTTPNYKKTKGIVYATRPVMVLGALISGIWLKFENGKVVDFGCRDEKQKEILKSHIETDIQSKYIGEVALVDSSSPIYQSNLTFYNTLYDENASCHIALGAAYPSCLSNEEDLKTDTDKLTYGCNVSLVHTDLMIGSDKLNVIGVDKNGKEHIIIKAGKFEI
- a CDS encoding divergent PAP2 family protein, with product MLRALLTNDLFLSCLLSGISAQVIKYGIQTVKTRKLKLTPIHLLKKIFLETGGMPSSHSSTVTALSTSIALTEGIDTNFIIALAFALITIRDSFGVRYMSGVQAEYLNALSEKLKKEIKIDTTEIKVVKGHKKKEVLTGIIIGIISAYIVCYL